A single window of Salvia splendens isolate huo1 chromosome 8, SspV2, whole genome shotgun sequence DNA harbors:
- the LOC121743935 gene encoding WAT1-related protein At5g13670-like: MMSWWPNICMILVQMIVSVANICYKLAMNDGLRLPILVAYRFMFGAAFIVPVALFVEWKTRPKLTWKTIFYGLFGGSLGQNLYLNSLALTSATFATAMMNLAPATTFIVAICLRNYKSSSKHESVGHQSRETQAVVHRQLVDISHRHYHLNQNHAYIWPPTHHLSMNSKRDERKLKKICNIPEFCDFYLIS; encoded by the exons ATGATGAGTTGGTGGCCaaatatatgcatgattttGGTTCAGATGATAGTGTCTGTGGCTAATATCTGCTACAAGTTGGCGATGAACGACGGCTTGCGTCTCCCTATTTTGGTGGCCTACAGATTCATGTTTGGAGCTGCTTTTATAGTTCCCGTTGCATTATTTGTAGAGTG gAAAACGCGACCGAAACTAACGTGGAAGACAATCTTCTACGGTTTATTCGG AGGATCACTGGGACAAAATCTCTATTTGAACAGCTTAGCCTTAACTTCAGCAACGTTTGCCACTGCCATGATGAATTTGGCTCCAGCTACTACATTTATCGTGGCAATTTGCTTGAG GAACTATAAAAGCAGCTCCAAACATGAATCTGTAGGCCACCAAAGCAGGGAGACGCAAGCCGTCGTTCATCGCCAACTTGTAGATATTAGCCACAGACACTATCATCTGAACCaaaatcatgcatatatttGGCCACCAACTCATCATCTTTCGATGAatagtaagagagatgaaagaaAGTTGAAGAAAATCTGTAACATCCCAGaattttgtgacttttatttaataagttga